One window of the Thermodesulfomicrobium sp. WS genome contains the following:
- a CDS encoding MogA/MoaB family molybdenum cofactor biosynthesis protein: MHLVANRLSSTNFWAWVAVPGSEAPLPCPVRIEEAPRRLRVGDVCTVRNTQVVVDAVSICPDTQGMLHQLVACRITSGRLAQGASTVELARPGLAVAVVTLSDKGSRGEREDTSGPAVLELLQESLSVTTHAMVVIPDDAPTLKRYLMDLCLVQGYDLVVTSGGTGVAPRDITPEVTLAAIERRLPGLETAMMLTALQKTPHAAISRAVAGTLGESIVLNLPGSPKAVRENLAAVLAALPHAIAKLQGDDSDCGSHH; encoded by the coding sequence TGCATCTCGTTGCCAATCGTCTCTCGAGTACGAATTTTTGGGCCTGGGTGGCGGTACCGGGATCGGAAGCGCCCCTGCCCTGTCCGGTGCGTATCGAAGAAGCGCCGCGGCGTTTGCGCGTCGGCGATGTGTGTACCGTGCGCAACACCCAAGTGGTGGTCGACGCCGTGAGCATCTGTCCGGACACCCAAGGAATGCTCCACCAATTGGTGGCATGTCGGATCACCTCGGGAAGGCTTGCCCAGGGGGCTTCCACCGTGGAGCTGGCGCGGCCTGGTCTGGCAGTGGCTGTGGTCACCTTGAGCGATAAGGGGTCTCGTGGAGAACGGGAAGATACCAGCGGGCCTGCGGTCTTGGAGCTGCTTCAGGAGTCCCTTTCCGTGACCACCCATGCCATGGTGGTCATCCCTGATGATGCCCCGACGCTCAAGCGCTATCTCATGGACCTCTGCTTGGTGCAGGGATACGATCTCGTCGTCACCAGCGGCGGCACTGGCGTGGCCCCGCGGGACATCACCCCAGAGGTGACCCTGGCGGCTATCGAGCGACGTTTGCCCGGGCTCGAAACCGCCATGATGCTCACTGCCCTGCAAAAAACCCCCCATGCCGCCATTTCCCGGGCAGTGGCAGGCACTTTGGGGGAAAGTATCGTCCTCAATCTCCCCGGAAGTCCCAAGGCTGTCCGAGAAAATTTGGCTGCAGTGCTTGCCGCTTTGCCCCACGCCATCGCCAAGCTCCAGGGAGATGACTCCGACTGTGGTTCCCACCATTGA
- a CDS encoding ATP-binding protein, which produces MALKKAEELQRKVFHGLDTSLVLLDPYGRITSLNAAAMAEVDAPGPVEGKPFWEVFPEFAPFWQNRLRLPVRNTVHSLERGKVYGFRLTPLGDEGWILLFSDITEIQRLERQVQEMERLVAVADLAAGLAHEMKNPLAGIKASLQLFMAGDLEEAHRRRLAHVVVRDVDRLDALVHDFLVFARPSDPYLEEIALVPFLQETAETIRLRYPRVEVILHVTDAVWVFDRTHLHHIVSNVLTNACQAVDSKPDPPRQVVVENTEGPEVQSLLVRDTGPGMTADMLRRCFDPFVTTKPQGTGLGLAISRRLAAQNGALLEVAANPDAGVTFTLTRPRTS; this is translated from the coding sequence ATGGCCCTCAAAAAGGCGGAAGAGCTTCAACGCAAAGTGTTTCATGGGCTCGACACGTCGTTGGTGCTTCTCGATCCCTATGGCCGCATCACTTCCCTCAATGCCGCGGCCATGGCGGAAGTGGATGCTCCTGGACCCGTGGAAGGGAAACCTTTTTGGGAGGTTTTTCCCGAATTTGCTCCATTTTGGCAGAATCGTCTTCGGCTTCCGGTGCGCAACACCGTGCACAGCCTGGAGCGGGGCAAGGTCTATGGGTTTCGGCTCACCCCCCTTGGTGATGAGGGATGGATCCTGCTTTTCTCCGACATCACGGAAATCCAGCGTCTGGAGCGACAGGTGCAGGAAATGGAGCGCTTGGTGGCGGTGGCGGACTTGGCCGCCGGCCTTGCCCACGAGATGAAAAATCCCCTGGCCGGCATCAAGGCGAGTCTGCAACTGTTCATGGCTGGCGATTTGGAAGAGGCCCATCGCCGTCGGCTGGCCCACGTGGTGGTGCGGGATGTGGATCGCCTGGATGCCTTGGTGCATGATTTTCTCGTCTTTGCCCGGCCTTCGGATCCCTATCTGGAGGAAATTGCACTCGTCCCGTTTTTGCAAGAAACGGCGGAAACCATACGTCTGCGCTATCCCCGGGTGGAAGTGATTCTGCACGTGACGGATGCCGTCTGGGTGTTTGACCGCACCCATTTGCACCACATCGTGAGCAATGTGCTCACCAACGCCTGTCAGGCTGTGGACAGCAAGCCCGATCCCCCCCGGCAGGTGGTGGTGGAAAACACCGAAGGGCCGGAAGTGCAATCCCTTTTGGTGCGTGACACTGGCCCGGGCATGACCGCGGACATGCTGCGCCGCTGCTTTGATCCCTTCGTGACCACCAAACCTCAGGGCACAGGGCTTGGGCTTGCCATTTCCCGGCGTCTGGCCGCACAAAACGGTGCCTTGCTCGAGGTGGCAGCCAATCCCGATGCAGGCGTGACCTTTACCCTGACCCGGCCGAGGACTTCGTGA
- a CDS encoding UvrD-helicase domain-containing protein, with the protein MNAHYYTDFHIHSRYSRATSKELDLELLAAWAEVKGIAVVATGDCLHGAWLEAIEEVLVPEGSGLLSLRHPERVAKRLAWYPTAVNGSTRFLLSTEISSIYKKNGRVRKIHNLVYLPTLEAAKALRERLRKVGNLDADGRPILGLDSQDLLAMVLDVHADAFLVPAHVWTPWFSLFGSQSGFDHIEECFGPLASEIFALETGLSSDPDMNWLVSSLDRFQLISNSDAHSGEKLGREANRFAGAMDFTALRGALAGTSKRAQFLGTVEFFPEEGKYHLDGHRACQVVLSPRQTKELQGICPQCGKPLTLGVLHRVFQLADRNEPQQPVTHPGFVSAIPLAEIIAEVLGVGVASKRVQEMYARAIATLGPELPLLLEVPESDLRQFHPLLGEAISRMRQGKVIRTPGYDGMYGRIHTLTAEDRVRFGPVAHDVLRRSQRRREEVGRSLQEAAATQSPDQAWSPNAEQQAAIAASGPVLVSAGPGTGKTHTLVARILTLARQGTPLSHILVVTFTRKAAQELRERLRAHLGSSADLVQADTLHAAAWASLGDGRFLLAEDEAQAVFAAAHPELSGRALRDAYATLQRGRETLSALPDPAYTARKELLGVWDYTDLLEHWLALLRQGHHRRFAHVLVDEAQDLSPLQWRIVGQLAREDGSGVFLIGDADQSIYGFRGSAPMEDAARALWPGLQVVRLTQNYRSAPQILRVAAPFSCHPMLQPVFHHVGEVRLGSFAHAEQEARWIASTIAAMVGQSGHWQMDGNGAAEPLALEDVAILVRAQSLMPPVETALREAGVPVYRAEGEPMWNHPVVRMVLDTARQALAGELAVDGGILAGGPSAIVHWLHAQGKMPQVSQSSPMEELLGRYREAGSWERLLSQLQLDMANHAVFRAAQKVALLTIHGSKGLEFHTVFVPCLEDGLLPWAESPEDEEMRIFYVALTRAKRRLVLTSSRQRRLWGKVQTMAPSRFLSQIPNDVVRFVDTRTKVVSRQLVFP; encoded by the coding sequence GTGAACGCCCATTATTATACAGATTTCCATATCCATTCCAGGTATTCTCGGGCAACGAGCAAAGAGTTGGATCTCGAGCTTTTGGCCGCATGGGCGGAAGTGAAAGGCATCGCCGTGGTGGCCACGGGAGATTGCCTGCATGGAGCATGGCTTGAGGCCATCGAGGAAGTTTTGGTGCCTGAGGGAAGTGGGCTTTTGTCCCTGCGTCATCCGGAACGCGTGGCCAAGCGTCTTGCCTGGTATCCCACGGCCGTGAACGGTTCCACCCGCTTTCTGCTGAGCACCGAGATCAGCTCCATTTACAAAAAAAACGGCCGCGTCCGCAAAATCCACAATCTGGTATACCTGCCGACACTGGAAGCGGCCAAGGCCTTGCGGGAGCGCCTGCGCAAAGTCGGCAACCTTGATGCCGACGGCCGCCCCATTCTGGGGCTCGACAGCCAAGACCTGCTCGCCATGGTGCTCGATGTCCATGCCGACGCCTTTCTGGTGCCTGCCCATGTGTGGACACCGTGGTTTTCCCTGTTTGGTTCCCAATCGGGATTCGATCACATCGAAGAATGCTTTGGCCCTCTGGCGAGCGAGATCTTTGCCCTGGAAACAGGGCTTTCTTCAGACCCGGACATGAACTGGCTGGTGAGCAGTCTGGATCGCTTCCAGCTCATCTCCAATTCCGATGCCCATTCTGGGGAAAAACTGGGCCGTGAGGCCAATCGTTTTGCCGGGGCCATGGATTTCACCGCCCTGCGCGGGGCCCTTGCCGGTACCAGCAAGCGAGCGCAATTCTTAGGCACGGTGGAGTTTTTCCCGGAGGAGGGAAAATACCACCTCGATGGGCACCGTGCCTGCCAGGTGGTGCTTTCCCCCCGGCAGACCAAAGAACTCCAGGGAATATGTCCCCAGTGTGGAAAACCCCTGACCCTTGGGGTGCTGCACCGGGTCTTCCAATTGGCCGACCGTAACGAGCCGCAACAGCCGGTCACCCATCCGGGATTTGTTTCCGCGATCCCACTGGCAGAGATCATCGCCGAAGTCTTGGGAGTCGGCGTGGCCTCCAAGCGCGTTCAGGAGATGTATGCCCGCGCGATTGCCACCTTGGGTCCGGAGCTCCCGCTGCTCTTGGAAGTGCCGGAAAGCGATCTGCGCCAATTCCATCCGCTGCTCGGGGAAGCCATCTCCCGCATGCGTCAAGGAAAGGTGATCCGCACGCCAGGCTATGATGGGATGTATGGTCGCATCCATACCCTCACCGCCGAAGACCGCGTGCGTTTTGGTCCTGTTGCCCACGACGTCTTGCGCCGCAGCCAGCGCCGTCGCGAAGAAGTGGGAAGGTCCTTGCAGGAGGCCGCGGCAACCCAATCCCCAGACCAAGCTTGGTCCCCCAATGCGGAACAACAAGCCGCCATTGCTGCTTCCGGGCCGGTGCTCGTGAGCGCCGGTCCAGGTACCGGAAAGACCCATACCTTGGTGGCCCGGATCTTAACTTTGGCCAGGCAGGGGACACCGCTTTCGCACATCCTTGTGGTGACCTTTACGCGCAAGGCAGCTCAAGAGCTGCGGGAGCGCCTGCGCGCCCATCTGGGAAGCAGCGCCGATCTCGTGCAGGCCGACACCCTGCACGCCGCGGCTTGGGCTTCCTTGGGGGATGGGCGTTTTCTCCTTGCGGAAGACGAGGCCCAGGCGGTTTTCGCCGCCGCCCATCCAGAGCTTTCCGGCCGGGCGCTGCGTGATGCGTATGCCACCCTGCAGCGGGGCCGGGAAACCCTCTCCGCTTTGCCAGACCCTGCGTACACCGCCCGCAAAGAGCTTCTTGGGGTCTGGGACTATACGGACCTTTTGGAGCACTGGTTGGCATTGCTGCGCCAGGGACACCATCGGCGATTTGCTCACGTGCTCGTGGACGAGGCCCAGGACCTTTCACCGTTGCAATGGCGCATCGTCGGGCAGCTGGCGCGGGAAGATGGTTCTGGGGTGTTTCTCATTGGAGATGCCGATCAGTCCATCTACGGGTTTCGCGGATCAGCCCCCATGGAGGATGCCGCGCGCGCCCTCTGGCCGGGGTTGCAGGTGGTGCGCTTGACGCAGAACTACCGCAGCGCGCCGCAGATTCTCCGCGTGGCGGCCCCCTTTTCTTGTCATCCCATGCTTCAGCCCGTGTTCCACCACGTGGGAGAGGTGCGCCTGGGGAGCTTTGCCCACGCCGAGCAAGAAGCCCGCTGGATCGCCAGCACCATCGCCGCCATGGTGGGGCAGTCCGGCCATTGGCAGATGGACGGTAACGGTGCGGCAGAACCTTTGGCCTTGGAGGATGTGGCCATTTTGGTGCGGGCCCAGAGCCTGATGCCTCCCGTGGAAACCGCCTTGCGCGAGGCCGGGGTGCCGGTGTACCGGGCCGAAGGCGAGCCCATGTGGAATCATCCGGTGGTGCGTATGGTGCTCGATACGGCGCGCCAGGCCCTTGCCGGGGAGCTTGCGGTGGACGGCGGCATCCTTGCCGGTGGACCTTCGGCCATCGTGCACTGGCTGCACGCGCAGGGGAAGATGCCGCAAGTCTCCCAAAGTTCCCCTATGGAGGAGCTCCTTGGACGCTACCGCGAGGCAGGATCGTGGGAACGCCTCCTTTCCCAGCTCCAGCTGGATATGGCCAATCATGCGGTCTTTCGCGCTGCCCAAAAGGTGGCGCTTCTGACCATTCATGGATCCAAGGGGCTGGAGTTCCATACGGTTTTTGTGCCGTGCCTCGAAGACGGGCTGCTGCCGTGGGCGGAGAGCCCTGAGGATGAAGAAATGCGCATCTTCTACGTTGCCCTTACCCGAGCCAAGCGGCGTCTTGTGCTCACCTCTTCTCGGCAGCGCCGTCTGTGGGGAAAGGTGCAGACCATGGCGCCGTCGCGGTTTCTTTCCCAGATTCCCAACGATGTGGTGCGATTTGTGGATACACGCACCAAAGTCGTCTCCCGGCAATTGGTGTTTCCATGA
- the cbiR gene encoding cobamide remodeling phosphodiesterase CbiR: MNVFRRAAPSCVYPLPVGSACARLAGVVPEVALMFLETEACLAYGEEDLPPDLATLPLRYHVHLPLDVPWERGVEAAGAAIEALVHKAAFVSPHALVLHPPSPDQLEGLLERSPKLAASLVLENVPGADLAAVWPLIEAYNLGVCLDVGHLVTYGQHRILDLPGFFSRVRLLHVYGGEPSGRHLPLGAFPDPELLRQMLCATAACAAATPVSLVLEVFSWSHWEASMTTLSQWAQAWGLSWSS, encoded by the coding sequence ATGAACGTGTTTCGCCGTGCAGCCCCTTCGTGTGTGTATCCGCTTCCCGTTGGATCGGCGTGTGCGCGCCTGGCCGGCGTGGTGCCTGAAGTGGCGCTCATGTTTTTGGAGACCGAGGCGTGTCTCGCGTACGGCGAGGAGGACCTTCCCCCGGATCTTGCCACCCTTCCCCTGCGCTATCACGTGCACTTGCCGCTGGATGTGCCATGGGAGCGCGGTGTGGAGGCCGCGGGAGCGGCCATCGAGGCCTTGGTCCACAAGGCCGCCTTCGTCAGCCCGCACGCCTTGGTGCTGCATCCGCCATCGCCCGACCAGCTCGAAGGGCTTCTGGAGCGCTCTCCCAAGCTGGCGGCGTCCCTGGTCCTCGAAAACGTTCCTGGAGCCGACCTTGCGGCCGTGTGGCCGCTGATCGAGGCATATAACCTTGGGGTGTGTTTGGATGTGGGGCACCTCGTCACCTATGGCCAGCACCGTATCCTCGACCTGCCGGGTTTCTTTTCCCGCGTCCGTCTGCTGCACGTCTACGGCGGCGAACCTTCAGGGCGACACCTGCCCCTTGGGGCGTTTCCGGACCCAGAACTCTTGCGGCAGATGCTCTGCGCCACCGCTGCCTGCGCGGCAGCCACACCGGTGTCGTTGGTGCTGGAAGTCTTTTCCTGGTCCCATTGGGAGGCGAGCATGACAACCCTTTCCCAATGGGCGCAGGCGTGGGGGCTTTCGTGGTCGAGCTGA
- a CDS encoding bifunctional adenosylcobinamide kinase/adenosylcobinamide-phosphate guanylyltransferase — protein sequence MVELILGGAASGKSRFAVERLLALPHPVLLATGKAHDLGFREQIEAHRRERPGHLPVVECGVHLATALRSLQGASVLVESLDFWAFAALDAGVWSSESAALIETVENWRQGRLLMVSQEMGLSPLVMDAGARTLARALGGLHQKLAAVCQHVYLVVAGFPQTLK from the coding sequence GTGGTCGAGCTGATTTTAGGCGGCGCTGCTTCGGGCAAATCCCGTTTTGCCGTGGAGCGGCTGCTTGCTCTTCCTCATCCGGTCTTGCTCGCCACGGGCAAGGCCCATGACCTTGGCTTTCGAGAGCAGATCGAGGCGCACCGCCGAGAGCGTCCGGGGCATTTGCCGGTGGTGGAGTGTGGCGTGCATCTGGCGACAGCGCTCAGGAGTCTGCAAGGGGCGTCCGTCTTGGTGGAGAGCCTCGATTTTTGGGCCTTTGCCGCCCTGGATGCCGGGGTGTGGTCTTCCGAGAGCGCGGCGTTGATCGAGACAGTGGAAAACTGGCGGCAGGGGCGGCTTCTTATGGTATCTCAGGAAATGGGGCTTTCTCCCCTGGTCATGGATGCTGGAGCCCGGACTTTGGCCCGTGCCCTGGGGGGGCTGCACCAGAAGCTTGCGGCCGTGTGCCAGCACGTCTATCTGGTGGTGGCTGGGTTCC